The following proteins are co-located in the Macadamia integrifolia cultivar HAES 741 chromosome 3, SCU_Mint_v3, whole genome shotgun sequence genome:
- the LOC122072758 gene encoding naringenin,2-oxoglutarate 3-dioxygenase: MQGEAVQDWREIVTYFSYPIRARDYSRWPDKPEGWRAVTQTYSDKLMGLACKLLEVLSEAMGLEKEALTKACVDMDQKVVVNFYPKCPQPDLTLGLKRHTDPGTITLLLQDQVGGLQATRDGGKTWITVQPVEGAFVVNLGDHGHYLSNGRFKNADHQAVVNSNYSRLSIATFQNPAPEAIVYPLKVREGEKAVLEEPITFAEMYRRKMSKDLELARLKKLAKEQQLQELEEAKLESKTMDQIFA; this comes from the exons atgCAGGGAGAGGCAGTCCAGGACTGGCGTGAAATCGTGACCTACTTCTCATACCCAATTCGGGCTCGTGACTACTCAAGGTGGCCAGACAAGCCCGAGGGATGGAGGGCAGTGACCCAAACCTACAGCGATAAGCTCATGGGGCTGGCCTGCAAGCTCCTGGAGGTGCTGTCTGAGGCCATGGGACTCGAAAAGGAAGCCCTGACCAAGGCCTGTGTCGACATGGACCAAAAGGTTGTGGTCAACTTCTACCCCAAGTGCCCACAGCCCGACCTCACCCTTGGCCTCAAGCGTCACACCGACCCTGGCACCATCACCCTCCTCCTCCAGGACCAGGTGGGAGGCCTCCAGGCCACAAGGGATGGCGGCAAGACTTGGATCACTGTTCAGCCCGTTGAAGGTGCCTTCGTTGTTAACCTCGGTGACCATGGCCAC TACCTAAGCAATGGGAGGTTCAAGAACGCTGATCACCAGGCAGTGGTGAACTCCAACTACAGCAGGCTATCGATTGCCACATTCCAGAACCCAGCCCCTGAGGCGATCGTGTACCCATTGAAGGTCAGAGAGGGGGAGAAGGCCGTGTTGGAGGAACCCATCACTTTTGCAGAGATGTACCGAAGGAAGATGAGCAAGGATCTGGAGCTGGCCAGGCTTAAGAAGTTGGCCAAGGAGCAGCAATTGCAGGAACTAGAGGAGGCCAAGCTGGAGAGCAAAACCATGGACCAGATTTTTGCCTAG
- the LOC122072757 gene encoding uncharacterized protein LOC122072757 codes for MGYGRKSQISSALEVFALNPLPYRVLLILGLVSIFLGISWYSSYESAVEKTQEQMSLVLIITPLILLIVVRWLSSMENPDFLFLSDDRRRMKTHHLPAEGSSPWGVAALIVVLLIMISYQSTFHDSWFI; via the coding sequence ATGGGTTATGGAAGGAAAAGCCAAATCTCCTCTGCTTTGGAGGTCTTCGCTCTAAATCCATTGCCATATAGGGTTCTTCTAATCTTAGGGTTGGTTTCTATCTTCCTGGGCATCTCATGGTACTCCTCCTATGAATCCGCTGTGGAGAAAACACAGGAGCAGATGAGTTTGGTACTTATCATTACACCTTTAATTTTATTGATCGTTGTTCGTTGGCTTTCATCCATGGAGAATCCTGATTTCCTGTTCTTATCTGATGATCGTCGGAGGATGAAGACCCACCACCTCCCGGCGGAGGGCAGCTCTCCTTGGGGTGTCGCCGCTCTGATTGTGGTTTTGCTTATCATGATCTCATACCAGTCTACCTTCCATGACAGTTGGTTCATTTGA
- the LOC122073763 gene encoding naringenin,2-oxoglutarate 3-dioxygenase-like translates to MAPSTLTALVEEKTLQASFVRDEDERPKVAYNQFSNEIPVISLAGIDDSDEGKRAEICKKIVDACEDWGVFQVVDHGVDTNLISEMTRLAREFFALPPEEKLRFDMSGGKKGGFIVSSHLQGEAVQDWREIVTYFSYPIRARDYSRWPDKPEGWRAVTQTYSEKLMGLACKLLEVLSEAMGLEKEALTKACVDMDQKVVVNFYPKCPQPDLTLGLKRHTDPGTITLLLQDQVGGLQATRDGGKTWITVQPVEGAFVVNLGDHGHYLSNGRFKNADHQAVVNSNYSRLSIATFQNPAPEGIVYPLKVREGEKAVLEEPITFAEMYRRKMSKDLELARLKKLAKEQQLQELEEAKLESKPMDQILA, encoded by the exons aTGGCCCCTTCTACCTTGACGGCTTTGGTGGAGGAGAAGACGCTTCAGGCAAGCTTCGTTAGAGACGAAGATGAGCGTCCCAAAGTGGCATACAACCAATTCAGCAACGAAATCCCCGTGATCTCTCTGGCTGGGATCGACGACTCCGACGAAGGGAAAAGGGCTGAGATCTGCAAGAAAATCGTGGATGCCTGCGAGGACTGGGGTGTCTTCCAGGTCGTCGATCATGGCGTCGATACCAACCTCATTTCCGAGATGACCCGCCTTGCTCGCGAGTTCTTCGCTCTCCCTCCTGAGGAGAAGCTCCGGTTTGACATGTCCGGTGGCAAGAAGGGTGGTTTCATCGTCTCCAGTCACCTCCAG GGAGAGGCAGTCCAGGACTGGCGTGAAATCGTGACCTACTTCTCATACCCAATTCGGGCTCGTGACTACTCAAGGTGGCCAGACAAGCCCGAGGGATGGAGGGCAGTGACCCAAACCTACAGCGAGAAGCTCATGGGGCTGGCCTGCAAGCTCCTGGAGGTGCTGTCTGAGGCCATGGGACTCGAAAAGGAAGCCCTGACCAAGGCCTGTGTCGACATGGACCAAAAGGTTGTGGTCAACTTCTACCCCAAGTGCCCACAGCCCGACCTCACCCTTGGCCTCAAGCGTCACACCGACCCTGGCACCATCACCCTCCTCCTCCAGGACCAGGTGGGAGGCCTCCAGGCCACAAGGGATGGCGGCAAGACTTGGATCACTGTTCAGCCCGTTGAAGGTGCCTTCGTTGTTAACCTCGGTGACCATGGCCAC TACCTAAGCAATGGGAGGTTCAAGAACGCTGATCACCAGGCAGTGGTGAACTCCAACTACAGCAGGCTATCGATTGCCACATTCCAGAACCCAGCCCCTGAGGGGATCGTGTACCCATTGAAGGTCAGAGAGGGGGAGAAGGCCGTGTTGGAGGAACCCATCACTTTTGCAGAGATGTACCGAAGGAAGATGAGCAAGGATCTGGAGCTGGCCAGGCTTAAGAAGTTGGCCAAGGAGCAGCAATTGCAGGAACTAGAGGAGGCCAAGCTGGAGAGCAAACCCATGGACCAGATTCTTGCCTAG